The DNA region AGCTAATGTGTGTAAGTGTTTAGAACGAAAGCACTTGATACACTCCAGATATTCGAAGAGGGGAAGGCGACCTGACCTCATCTCCGACGCCCGCCCTCATCTCTGTAGCCCACCCTCCCCTTCTACCTACCCTCTAACGCGGGGAACACCAGGGTGACCCCGGAACTAGGGTCTCCTTCCCAACTCCCAAACCTCAGAGAGCCGCTTTGGGGAAGAGGTCTCTCAACAGGACGCGGAGGAAGAGCAAGGAAGCCTGAAGAAAGAAGTCGGAAAGGCAAGGAGGAAAAGCGCGGCCCTCACGAATCCGATGGAGACCCTGTCAGAGACTGATTCTGCACCCTCGACAAGCCCTTTTTCTGGAACCCAACCCCACTCACCAACTCCGAGACCTCTCCAAGACTCACGTAGGCCGCCGACTCCCACAATCCTCAGCGTGACGCGCAGCCGTAACGGCACGCGAACTGGGCCAAAATCCTTCCGCTTTCCCTCAGCGAAACTCTCCAAAGTACTCGCTGAAGCCGCGGCGCACGCGCACGATCAATGCGCCTGCAAGCGGCGTCGCCGCTGGAGATGCTGCGGCTGATCAGGTTCCCGCCCAGGTGGCGGCGACCTCCGGCGGCGGGGGTCCCCGCGAAGAACGTCGGCTTCAGGAAGGTGGCCTCCGGCGTCTCTTCCCTGGGCAGCGCCTCGCCCAGATCCCTAAACATATTCGATCGGGATTTGAAGAGGAAACAGAAGAACTGGGCGGCCCGGCAGCCTGAGCGGATAAAGTTTGACTACCTGAAGGAGGAGGTGAGTCAGCGGGACGGCGGGGAGGGCGGCGCCGAGCCTTGGCTTCGGGTCCGGGAGCTCCGGCCAGGCCCCGGCCGCCCCCacctcgctgtgtgaccttgagcagccGACCTGCCTGTCTGGGCCTCTACGGTAGTCTCCCAGCGGCCGGGCGCCGGTGTTTGTAAGttgctcttcattcattcataaccTCGGCAGATGGTGCCTGTATTACAGGTGTGACCAGGGCAAAGTAAGACCGCTGCTCTCAGGAGATTTCATTCTTGTGGGAGGCGAGACAGTgaacaaaaaaatgtaatttcagCTAAAGAAGTAAGGCCAGGTAACAAAGTGAAGTAGTAAGGTGACTTGCGCTGGTCAGGGAAGGCCGCTCAGGCAGACGACGTGATGAGGAATTAGCCAGGCTGGGATCTGGGGGGAAAAGCCTTGTAGGCAAAGGGAAAGACAAACCCAGAGCCCCTGAGGCCGAAAGGACCTTGTTGAGGCTTCCAGGGACCTCCATTGGGAGGTCAGGGAGGGCCCAGTTTACGAGGGCCTTAATGGGTAAGGACTTGGGATTTTCTTCTCCATCTCAGCTGTCCATTTGATATGGTAATTTCTGGCCGCATgtagctactgagcacttgaatgTCCCTTTGAGATGGGcagtaaatgtaaaatacacggGATTTCAGTGACAATGTGAACAAAGGAtgtaaaatatttccttaatatctttttacattgattacatgttgaagttctatttttgatatattgggttaaataaagtgttaaaattaatttctttaccCTTTTTAaaatggctactagaaaattttaagttgCTTCTGTGGCTCTGATTGTTTTTCTGTTGGCCAACATGGCTCTAGAGGAATGTGAGACTGTCGAATGCTTTTAAGCAATGGAGTGAGGGGCTCTGGTTCGTGTTTTAGGAAGACTCATTAAGATAAATAAAGATCTCTGATTTGTCTGTGTTGGTTTGAGAGACCTCTTCCTCTCTGCCTAGGTGGACTAGGGACTTGAGCAGGTTTCTGCTTTCTGGACAGGCAGCACAGAGCTCAGGCCTCGTGTTTCTTCAGGGATGGACTAAAATTGAAATCAAGTGTAATGAGTTCTTTCAAGCCAATGCAGCCAACATTTACTGCCCCTACTTTGGGCAGAGCTCTATGCAAGTCCTGGCCTGATCAGATGAGTGACTCTGTCCTCAGGGCATGGTGACATGTACTTAGAAGATGTGAGTTTCCAGCCACTCATCTCCAAGAAAAGCACCTGGATTACAACTTGACTGAGGCCTCACCAGTGTTTAGAATAAACActagaataaatgagataaagtatatgagagttttttaaaaataataaacaaaaggtATTCATATTAGGAATGATGTACAAAGTGGAGTCCTCTGGGAAATGACTTCTGCTGTCCCTCGTCCCttacccctccttcctccccaaagCAAATACACATATGTTCTGAACTTACAAGTCCTAATAGAAACTCTGGGATGTTTATAAGGGAATGAGTGGAATATTAGGCTcccacatctttattcctgccagACGAAGCTAGCCCAGCAAAAAGGAGGTGCCTACCTTATGACCTCTTTTAAATTAGGTGGGATTGAGGAGGTTTCTTCAGATTTGGCTGACTTCTAATTTGCAGATGTTGCTCAGAAAAGTTGTTTACTCATTTAGGAGTTCCACAAAATTTGTTAGTAGTTATAAATAATAGAGTTTTTATTAAGTGATCACTTATACATTGATCTGTAATAATCCCTAGCTAACTAATTTTTCACTTTCACATACCTCATGCTAATATCTATAGGCAATAATATGCTTGTTATGttcctgttgattttttttttaattggggcaTCCTGTTGCTTTTTGGCCTTGCATTCTTGTATCATATGGAATAtaaagtcatatatatacatatatatgtatatatatatatgtatagtatttAGTCTTCTTTCCTTAAATTGACTTCTGAAGTAATTAACTCAGTGTGTTTCCTTTAATTTATGATGTTCCTAttcagaatttgaaaagaaagttGCTGAGGTAAAATTGAAAAAGAGATAAAGGGAACTTAACATGTTGAAACATAAGTGACCTATGGATTGTTGAATACTGGAAAGAGTGTTACTTCTCTGTTAAACCTACTCATCTTAACTTCATTGCCTCTTATAATCTGTCAGGTGGGAAGTCGGATTGCAGACCGTGTATATGACATAGCCAGGTAAGTGATGATTGTCATAATAAAATACaatcaacttttctttttaattatttttttaatatactaattaatttatttttggctgtgttgggtctttgttgctgtgcgtggtctttctctagttgtggagagcgggggctactctgttgtggtgcacgggcttctcattactgtggcttcttttgtggcagagcacaggctctaggcgcacaggcttcagtagttgtggcacgcaggctcagtagttgtggcgcacgggcttagttgctccgcggcatgtgggatcttccaggaccagggctcgaacccgtgtcccctgcattggcaggcggattcttaaccactgcaccaccagggaagccccaatcaacTTTTGAATGAAGCCTTGAGAAATTAAATGCTGAGAACTTGATATCTGGAATGGCAGCATCTAGATGAATTTATTACCAGGATTAGTGATTTTAATCACTCTTAGATCTCTCCTTTTTTTATGTCTGAGAGAGCAAGTATTCCTTTCTCATTGTtgtcttaaaaaaagaatgaatggaagCACAACTCAGCTTCTCTCCAAGATTGAATGGCTATTCCACTTGATTTGGTCAAAAGCGAGTAATGGAAAGATTGCTCCAAAAatggatataattgacatgtgaATTTTAAGATTTACTAAACCTagctttaaaagtttaaaattataacaGAACCTTTTACCATCTAAGTGAAGGAGAGAGTCTACCTAGATTTGTTCCCCCATCAAGTTATATGAGACTTTGGCCATTATATCTTAGGTATTATTAATAGCAATAAGGGTTTTATGACAATTATATAGAGGCAGATTTGAGAAAAGAACACCTTCATCAAATATTATTAAAACCTTGATGGATTCATTGCTCTATATTAGGCATAACAAAAGCTTTACAGGATTGAGTTTACAGCCAGGTAGGAGGAACCACAGTTAAATAATGGCTTTGCTATAGAATTGCTCTGTGATGTTAGCAAATCActttttgtgttcttttgtgtAAAAGACACACATTAAATTAGACCATATGGGATGAATTTATTACATTTGTCTATTCAAAAAAGAGGAATTCTGTAAAATCACAAACTCTTGAAATCATATTTTGGATATATCCTGGCTACTTAAAAGAGTCTTGGGGTGAATCAGtttcataaagttaaaaaaaaatttcttcattGTTGCAAAAATCACCCTCATTTCATCTGTTTCATtggtttcattattttaaaaatctgaaaaatagctAATTCTCTATACTGTAGTCATTCATTTGCCTGGATTTTAGGTCATTTGcaatttaataaatgaaacattaaacttTCCAAGTCAGATTGGATTTTACAATCTTTTTATGTCATAGTACTGAGCAAAACACAGGTCTGTGGAGAAAACTGTGATTTTGGCTAAAAGCATGTCTTAAAATAACAGTAACTCTTtggaattaaattattaaaaataacagtcTAAAATGTCTTACACTAATGTTCTATTATTAGAATAGCTTGTATTGTCAACACCgatcttatgtttattttttaaactaatccAGCAGATTATTAAATGTCTTATTTGTGCTATCTGAAGCTTACTTAGTACTGTTAAAGTCGGTGATAATAATAAGTCCTAACTATTGTCGAACATTTGTACTGTGCTGAATACTTTACATGCACTGTTTCATAAAATTCTCATACCAACCCTGAGGAAGGTAGTAACTTTTCCATttaatagatggggaaactgagatccagcaAGATTAAATCACTTGTCTGTGATCACAGAGCCAGTAAATTGCAGGCCCAGAATTCTAACTCGTGTCTTTGTGATTGCAAAGGCTATATGCTTCCCCAGGCCACACTGCCTATGTTCACAATCAAGATAGAGGGCATTAGGTAAATAAATGGTTCTCTCACCAGTGGTTCTCCAGCTGTGTACTGGTGTTCTATATTTTTGACATAGGTttttaacagaaattgagaaGGAACTCTTGCTTCCAATAGGAAAAATGTTATTAgtggataaaattttaaaaatttttgtcacAAATTTTTCTTAAACCTATGACCCACAATTGGATGTGTAAACTGATTTAGTATGACATATATTTGGAGGAGACAGCATTGCATAGGGGATAATAGTTCTGGTTCAGGATTCAAACTGACTGAATTCAAGTTCTGACTGCTGCTTATTAGTTGAGTGACCTTGGattgacttacttaactctgcaTACTTAGCACACTGCTTTGAACCTGGTAAGATTTAAGTAAAAGTTAGCTATTATTTAGTTgatattttgtttgatttttagtttATCATGTTATACTTCGTGGTATTTCACATGATGATTTCTAAGTCATCAAAAATTTGAGAAGTAGGGATAAGTAGTAAGTTCCTGATAGGTATGCCAAATATTTTCATGTTCATTTACAttaacttcttttcattctttatctgGGTATATTATCAAATTAAAATACCCCCTGCTAAATCAGTTCTTCACATCCACATCATGGAGCAACCTTATGGAAAGCTATTGGTTGTGAGGTCCTGTGAGTGGCTAGGCCAGACAGACTTGCTGTGTCTGGTGTGTTCTCTGATGTATGCACCTGGTGAGGCAAGGCAGCAAGGGCAGATGATATAATAACTTTTTTGAAAGCTGTGTTCACTAAAACATTTTTACTTaagaaaattagtttttaataattatttatggaCTGTATTATTATAGACAAATATGActtctgtgtctgtttttcaGAGATTTCCCCCTTGCTTTGGATGTCGGTTGTGGAAGAGGTTACATAGCACAACATTTGAATAAGGTATGTTTATTTGATGACTTAATttactttgagaaataaaattggCTAATTTTAAGGAAAGACTTTCCTAATCAATTTATATCATATTTAGATTTTGATTATATCAgaatttctcatttctttgttttttttatagtGATCGAACCAGTGGTTGTTTTGTGTCTACTCCTAAGTAGTTTATtcttaaattgttttttcttttctttgaatccattttatacagTGTTCCTACTGACAGTTTCTTTAAGTCTATGTAAGATACATTGTACTTTATTACCactttgttcaaatatttttaataattcacaATAAAAATCACATTGACATTCATTTGGAAGTTGTGAGTAAGCTAATAGTTTATCTatgaaaaatattcatttcatCAGTTGGTTAGAAATCTTGTGTGTGATGAAATATGAGTAGCTTTTATTAATGCttataccattttatttttcaatttgtaatTCAGaccaaaaaacatttattaattgttTTAGCCTCTCTACATAGCACACTGTGCTGGACACAGATTAAAGTGGGATTTCTATATCAAATCTACTTAGAAAAAAAGTACACTTGAGCCAAGGCAGGAGGAGGGGTGTGTATGAGCCTCTCCAAATACTGTTATTGATAATAGTAAATGCCATGGAAATGGTACAGTCATTAAACTGCAACAGGAGTCAAGGGAAAGGAAAATCAGTAGGGTTTCATTTGATCAAAGGCTTCTGAAAGGGCACAGAATCTGCCCTGGGATTTGAAAGAATCTGGGTTGGTGTTTCATAGGCATTGGAAGTAAGGGCATAGCAGGAGGGAAGGTGGAGGTAGAAAGCTGTAGGGTGTGATACAGTGATGTTTAAGAAAGATTAATTTGGGGATGGTATGCAGGAGGAATCTTCTGTGGTACAAGAGTGGGGACTAGCTCTCAGCATATTATACCATGGAAAAGTTAACACATAGCCTTAACCCAGTGGAGTAAATTAGGAATGCTGATTATTCATACCTATGTTCTCCATTCTATTATATATTGTTAAATATATTACATGTAGGGTTGACTGCATATATTTAATTCTATGTAACTTAATATGTGTTATTAAAAGTATTTGTGTACCATACTAATTACATGCAGGAAAATACCCTTACAAAGCTGAAAATTAATCTATAATTATCACTTTTTCCTTTAGTAATTTCAACAgttgttttgtttgatttgttactgttttttttttttttttgtattatctgaTCAACTTTATTCCGTTTCAGGAAACTGTTGGAAAGTTTTTCCAAACAGACATTGCAGAAAATGCTTTGGTAGGTAGCTTTGTAATACTATTGGTTTCTGATCTCCTGGTTTGGTTTTTAgttctttacttctttatttttatttccttcaaaatgaaattagctgtttttttcctgattataaatgtAACACACATAAGGGAAAGTAAAACAGTACAGGAAGTAtaatggaagaaggaaaaaatcacCCTTAGTCCCACCACTCAGAGGCAACCACTGGTGACATTTTGGTCTCCACCTTGTAGGCATATAATATCTCCCCAACACTGTTTTATACAAACATTATTATGCTAACATGCCATATTTTTCATAGAATACCATTCTTTTATATCGATGaatggtatatacacacacacacacacacacacacacacatacacacacacgcacctaTTTATACAGCTATATAGTATTCCAGCATATGAATATTCCACAATTTATTTAGCTAAATTTCTGTTGAAGGACAGTTGTATTTCTAGTATCTCAGTAACTAATACTGTGATGAACATCGTTATATAAAGCAATTTTGATTTATCTTCTCCCAGGGAATAAATTCCTAATAGTGGAATGTATGGATTCATTGATGTTcagctttaaatttttaatatacatCTCCAAACTGCCCTTAGAAAGACTGAAGAACAGAATCAAACGAAAgcactcttttcttcttctttttggcaACACTGGgccatttattttgtctttgtcaGTGTAATAGGCAGAAAGtagaatttcattgtttttatttacatttctttgattactagaGTAGCAAATAGCTCTTGATGTCTTTTGGCTATTGGTTTTTTTCAATTTGTGAATTTTGTAAGTAACTTTTATGATGTGCCTGTACCTTAGTCCTTTATCTACTTTAACCTTGGCATGTTCTTATTCTAGGTGGTTTGTAAGAACTTGCTTTTTAGGGATATTagtttttcttcatgtatttaaaaaatattttcccaaatataTTGTTTACATTGTGTATTGCTTTTTAGAAGTTTTTGATTAGTTTATCATCAAGTATATCAATCTTTACAATTTCTGGTTTTTGAGTCACATTTACTTAGGCATTTTCATCTAAGAGTATAAAAGTGTTCACCCATATTTTCATCTAGCAGTTTTCTGGCTTCAATTATTCCActgaaacttttaatttttttaatttttattttttggaaggacTAGAAACTACCAAGTAAACATAACATTGACTTAAGTTTAACAAACAATGATTGTGTTAATAATTAATATGTTATATAAATGTGTTTTTGAACttctgttttttaacttttagaaaaaTGCCTTAGAAATGGAAATTCCTACTGTCAGTGTTTTAGCTGATGAAGAATTTCTTCCcttcagagaaaatatatttgatctGGTGGTTAGCAGTTTAAGGTTGGTAATCCATTTgtgcttttataaaatatatgttaaaaatagataatttatgctataaagttttaatattataaggtaaataaaatagataacagagTAAATATCTTAATAACTTATTTTAAGTCACAAACCAGTTTTCTGTGGTAAAGAATTATGGATTATATGCTCCCTAGTGGAGATAAGTGATATAGTACCTCaactttttttcctccccaactTTCCTTAATTTGCTAAAGTTTATCTGTGTTAGAAGGGTTTTCCTCGCTGATGTAACCTAGTTACATGTTGATGGGGCAAGAGTTTGAAAGAGTATACTGGCTCCAACATTCAGATGTTAGGGCACCCTTATAAACTCATTCTGGCAAATAAGGAAAAGCTCGTATTTCCTTTAACTTTAATTCTTCTACACAGAAACGTAGTCCTCAAGGTTACTTTTTCCCTTTGTGCTTCCTACCATGTCCCTCCACATTTATTACAAAAACATAtattataaatgtttgttgaatagatTATAATGTACAAGGCACTGAGCTCGATGCTTTGGGGAATTGAAAAATGAATTCAGACAGAAATCCTGTCCTCAAAGACCTCAGCAtctaatagagaaaataaaatattctgtgtGGTGCCTTATTTCTCCTTATTAGtatagtcagattttttttttcaaagattcaACATGCTCAGTTCAGCCCTTTTAATGGCTGTTTTTAGGGTGACCTGTCATTATGGTTTGCCCAAGACTTTACCAGTGTTAGCACTGAAAGGCCTGTGTCTCAGGAAACCCCTCAGTTCCAGGCAAACTGGGAGAGTTGGTCACGCTTGCTGTTTTCTTTAGTGAGTTTGtaattttttctctgctttttgagGTGTGCTGAACAAACTTAGAAAAGTATTCAGATTCTATTGTGAAATGGAAAACATTACAGAGCCTTGGTCTAAGGGAAAGAGCCCTGGGCAGAGTCAGAACCTGAGTTTTAACTTTAGCTCACGTGCTTGCTATTTGGAAGTAACTACTGTAATTCTGTCACTTTCAGTTTCCCCATAAGTATGATAGAGTTTATAATATGACcgtaatttttaaagtatcaaaTAATTGTTAGAAAGCATTATGAAAGATAAATGTGAGCTTAACATAGTATGGGTTGAAATGGGTCTTTGGTGCTGTCCTGGAATTCAGCTAAGAGGATGCCAGCTCTACCAGGAAAGTGTGACCATACTCTACAGAGACTGAGTCTTGTGGTTATGCAACACCACACTCTGGGAGAAGGTCAAATAGAGTCCAAAGACAATGCAAGACATTTCTAAAATTAAGTTTTAAGTATATAGAACTTTGagttgtttatttattcttttttatagtctTAAAAAATGTGGGATATTATCAGAAAACTCATGGAGTTACTTTTGATGAGTAATACTGTTTGCCTTGGGAAAATTATAGGTCTGATGAAGTGGCTTCCCCCCCTCACCCCACGAAAGTAGGACTTAGAATTCTATATATATCTAGCTTAATTGTTTGATTTAATTGGTGAACTTCCTTGAATATGTCATCAGGTCCTTATTTTTACtacttcaaataatttctcagaaTAGCACTGTTTAAATGAGATGCCAGATAGGGATGATTTTTACTTAtgttttccccagctttattgagatattatttatatataacatacataagtttaaggtgtaccatATGATgatcaaatacatatatatattgcaaaatgattaccacaataaggttagttaacagtTTTCATCCCTTCACATAATTGcaattttttgtgtatgtatgtggtgataacatttaagatctactctcttaaaaaccttcaattatataatacagcattgttaattatagtcaccatgctgtgtatTAGATCCCCAAATCTTGTTTATCTTAAAGCTGGGAGTTTGTATCCTTTGATGAACATCTCCCTGTTTCCCTctgcccctggcagccaccattctactctgtttctatgtgtttggcttttttagattctgcatataagtgagaacatacagtatttttcttccttcatcttgcttatttcacttagcataatgccatcaaggtccatccatgttgacccaaaaggcaggatttccctctttttatgggtgaataatatttctctgtgtgtgtgtgtgtgtgtgtgtgtgtgtgtgtgtgtgtacaccacatcttttttatccattcatctcttaatGGACACTCGgattgtttccataccttggctactgtgaataatactgctatgaacatgggaatacagatatctcttcaagataatgACTTTacttccttcagataaatatctagatgtgggattgctggatcatatggtagttcaatttttaattttttgaggaaccttcatactgtatTCCATAGCAGCTGTTCcagtttatgttcccaccaacaatgtacaagggctctcttttctccacatcctcaccagcctttgtcattttgttaatggaCATCCTGATAGGTATAAGgtaacatctcattgtggttttgatttgcatttccctaattattagtggtgttgagcatcttttcatatacctgttggccatttgtatgtatgCTTTAGAAAAGTTGACTTTTACTTTTCATTGAAGACTATTTGGAGAGATAATCATATCAGGAAAGTGATATACTGTCACATTTTCTCCTGCAACAGAAGGAAGGTAATTCCCtaggaatattttttattttaaaacttgtaaGAAAACAGTCAGTGAATTTTGATATGCAATTTCAAACATCAAAATTTACACCTTTTTTGTGGCTTATCATTATACTAGTGCTGCTCGTACTAATTAATTATACACATTAAGCTAAAAcaaatgtgttttatattttagtttgcaCTGGGTGAATGACCTACCTAGAGCACTTGAACAGGTAAAAATCTTAGTGTTGATTCTAATAGCCtgtgttattttgtttattattagCAACTTATAGATGTTTCTGTTTTTACACAGAAACTTAtagatgttttctgttttatatttttgacaaTTGGAAACGGAAGCAAATAAAAAATTGCTTATCTTCTGTCAGCCAGATACACTTGGTGCCCTTTGGCATATTAAGAAGTACATTAGTGACTCCCTGTTCCCTGAGGATTAAGAAATCTAATTATGGAGATGTTACTaaagttttcataaatatttaagacTTGTACAAAATAGTACTGATATGATAAGACATTTTTTGTgtggctttcttttcttcctgaattGCCTATAAATTTTTTGTGGGTGAGAACCTATTTGTTCCTACAGTGTTTGTATCTCCCCCATGCCTTATACTTAGGCAATGCTAGTAAATGCTTCTTGGTTGATATTGATCAACAAACAGGTGAAGGGTGGGTAAAAAGCATcgtgttcagggcctccctggtggcgcaagtggttgagagtccgcctgccgatgcaggggatacgggttcgtgccccggtctgggaggatcccatatgccgcggagcggctgggcccgtgggccatggccgctgagcctgccggagcctgcgcgtccggagcctgtgctccgcaacgggggaggccacagcagtgagaggcccgcataccgcaaaaaaaaaaaaaaaaaaaaaaaaaaaaaaaaaaagcatcgtgttcagaggagggaaggagatcaCTGTGGCTTGGAGTGGCCTAGGAAAGCTTTAAGAGGAAGAAATTTCTTGAACAGGGCCTCAGAGGGTAGGTCAGATTTGGAGTGGGAATACACTCCAGGAAGGCAGAATCCCGGGACAGAGAGGAGGTGTAAGAGACTCAGGAGCCTGAAAGGACAAAGAGGAAGCCTGTTGGAGAATTAGTATAGTGCCAGGTGTAGATGAGGAATTTTTGGGACCAGATCTAGGCAGACTCAGGTGACAGTTTAAGGAATTAGGAGTTTTTTCTTAAGGCAATTCAGAGCCACTGGAGAATTTTGAAGAGGAAAGTGACATGATTAAAAAGCTGGTAGGCAGGATAATAACTACCATATCTTAAGCATATACTGTTTGCCAATCACTGTGctctgttttatatatgtgttAAATAACTCTGCAGGATAGCTTCATTTTGCTGATTAG from Mesoplodon densirostris isolate mMesDen1 chromosome 16, mMesDen1 primary haplotype, whole genome shotgun sequence includes:
- the NDUFAF5 gene encoding arginine-hydroxylase NDUFAF5, mitochondrial; translated protein: MRLQAASPLEMLRLIRFPPRWRRPPAAGVPAKNVGFRKVASGVSSLGSASPRSLNIFDRDLKRKQKNWAARQPERIKFDYLKEEVGSRIADRVYDIARDFPLALDVGCGRGYIAQHLNKETVGKFFQTDIAENALKNALEMEIPTVSVLADEEFLPFRENIFDLVVSSLSLHWVNDLPRALEQIHCVLKPDGVFIGAVFGGDTLYELRCSLQLAETEREGGFSPHVSPFTAVNDLGHLLGRAGFNTLTVDTDEIQVNYPGMFELMEDLQGMGESNCAWNRKALLHRDTMLAAAAVYREMYGNEDGSVPATYQIYYMIGWKYHDSQARPAKRGSATVSFGELGKINDLMSQGKKSQ